One genomic region from Electrophorus electricus isolate fEleEle1 chromosome 23, fEleEle1.pri, whole genome shotgun sequence encodes:
- the sema3b gene encoding semaphorin-3B, which yields MMTMTMKVVCSVLLLLGLSAASAMSSGVSGAVSSGVSSPASMTSSPSSPRMKLTYKELQQFNGVKRFELERSCCFGALLLDEERGRLFVGARNFLLSLSLENIAKHEQKIYWPAPVDWREECNWAGKDINMDCVNYVKVLHHFNRTHLYACGTGAFHPTCAYVQVGHKLEDHVFRIDPSLVEDGKGKSPYDPRHNAASVLIGDELYSGVATDLMGRDFTIFRSLGHRPSIRTEQHDSRWLNEPKFIGAFAVPESENPDDDKVFFFFRETAVEAHGFGKVTYARIGQLCRNDMGGQRSLVNKWTTFLKTRLVCSVPGSDGSETHFDELRDVFLLQTRDRKNPLVYTVFSTSSSVFRGSAVCLYTMNDIRRAFLGPFAHKEGPNYQWVPFQGKVPYPRPGMCPSKTFGSFESTKGFPDNVIQFARHHPLMFNPVTPLGGRPVFLRTGVPYSFTQIAVDRVNAADGHYDVMFIGTDIGAVLKVISVPKGSWSSTELLLEELQVFKDSSSINNMQISSKRQQLYVGSETGVAQVSLHRCSMYGKACAECCLARDPYCAWDGHACTRYLPNTKRRFRRQDVRNGDPNTLCSGDYHKQRVLERRLYGVEGSSSFLECLPKSLQAQVTWTHQRHPNNPREEVRPDDRVLQTDRGLLLRRVLRRDGGVYQCHAMEHGFTQTLLGITLEVLPSTSPASSPHSPSHAQGQSTNQKLWYRDFMQLVDHPNLNTIDQICEQVWSRKHGKAVPDPSIETPASDALHSGHKKWKHLKEVRKGRNRRTHDGRPASRAPRSAGE from the exons atgatgacgatgacgatgaaGGTGGTGTGTAGCGTATTGCTGCTGCTCGGCCTGAGCGCTGCCAGTGCAATGTCCAGTGGAGTGTCCGGTGCAGTGTCCAGTGGAGTTTCATCACCAGCCTCTATGACCTCATCACCATCTTCACCAAGGATGAAGCTCACTTACAAAG agctCCAGCAGTTCAACGGAGTGAAGCGCTTTGAGCTGGAGCGCTCATGCTGTTTCGGAGCACTCCTACTGGACGAGGAGAGGGGGCGGCTCTTCGTAGGAGCACGGAACTTCCTGCTGTCACTCAGCCTGGAGAACATtgcaaaacatgaacaaaag ATCTACTGGCCAGCACCTGTAGACTGGAGGGAGGAGTGTAACTGGGCAGGAAAAGACATCAAT atgGACTGTGTAAACTATGTCAAGGTGTTGCATCATTTTAACCGCACTCACCTGTACGCCTGTGGGACAGGGGCCTTCCACCCTACCTGTGCCTATGTGCAAGTGGGTCACAAACTGGAG GACCACGTGTTTCGGATTGACCCCTCTCTAGTGGAGGATGGCAAAGGGAAGAGTCCTTATGATCCGCGCCACAATGCAGcctctgttctgattg GCGATGAACTGTATTCAGGCGTGGCCACTGATCTGATGGGACGGGACTTCACCATTTTCCGAAGTCTGGGACACAGACCTTCCATAAGAACTGAACAGCATGACTCTCGTTGGCttaacg AGCCGAAGTTCATAGGTGCGTTTGCAGTTCCAGAGAGTGAGAACCCCGATGATGACAaagtcttcttcttcttccgaGAAACTGCCGTTGAAGCTCACGGCTTTGGCAAGGTTACCTACGCTCGGATTGGCCAGCTCTGCCGG aatGACATGGGAGGCCAGCGTAGCTTGGTGAACAAGTGGACAACATTTCTGAAGACCCGTCTTGTTTGTTCTGTGCCAGGCAGCGACGGCAGTGAAACCCACTTCGATGAGCTTA GGGATGTGTTCCTGCTGCAGACACGAGACAGAAAGAATCCACTGGTCTACACCGTCTTTTCTACTTCCAG TAGTGTATTTCGAGGTTCAGCCGTTTGCCTGTACACTATGAATGACATCCGCAGGGCGTTTTTAGGGCCATTCGCCCATAAAGAGGGACCCAATTACCAGTGGGTGCCCTTCCAGGGCAAGGTGCCCTACCCTCGGCCAGGCATG tgtcccAGTAAGACGTTTGGAAGTTTTGAGTCCACCAAAGGTTTCCCGGACAACGTGATCCAGTTTGCACGCCACCACCCGCTCATGTTCAACCCAGTGACCCCGCTGGGCGGGCGACCTGTGTTCCTGCGCACGGGCGTGCCATACAGCTTCACGCAGATCGCCGTGGACCGCGTGAATGCTGCTGATGGCCACTATGATGTCATGTTCATTGGAACGG ACATCGGCGCGGTGCTAAAAGTCATCTCCGTGCCCAAGGGCAGCTGGAGTAGCACGgagctgctgctggaggagctgcaggtgTTCAAG GACTCCTCATCCATCAACAACATGCAGATCTCCTCCAAGCGG CAACAGCTGTACGTGGGCTCTGAGACGGGTGTAGCGCAGGTGTCTCTGCACCGCTGCAGCATGTACGGGAAAGCCTGCGCCGAGTGCTGCCTGGCGCGAGACCCCTACTGCGCCTGGGACGGACACGCCTGCACACGCTACCTGCCCAACACCAAGAG GCGGTTTCGTCGCCAGGACGTGAGGAACGGTGATCCTAACACTCTTTGTTCAGGAG ATTACCATAAGCAGCGTGTTTTGGAGAGGAGGCTGTATGGCGTGGAGGGCAGTAGCTCTTTCCTGGAGTGCCTGCCCAAATCCTTGCAGGCACAGGTCACTTGGACCCACCAGAGACACCCGAACAACCCACGAGAAGAG gTGCGCCCAGATGATCGCGTACTTCAGACAGACCGCGGCTTGTTGCTACGGCGCGTCTTGCGCAGAGATGGAGGCGTGTACCAGTGTCACGCCATGGAGCACGGATTCACCCAAACACTCCTCGGCATCACGTTAGAGGTTTTGCCCTCGACAAGCCCTGCCTCCAGCCCTCATAGCCCCTCCCACGCCCAAGGACAGTCCACCAACCAGAAGCTGTGGTACAGGGACTTCATGCAGTTGGTCGATCACCCTAACCTGAACACCATCGACCAGATTTGCGAGCAGGTTTGGTCGCGCAAGCACGGCAAAGCCGTGCCAGACCCATCCATCGAGACCCCGGCTTCTGACGCGCTGCACTCCGGCCACAAAAAGTGGAAACATCTGAAGGAGGTCAGGAAGGGGCGGAACCGCAGAACGCACGACGGACGACCCGCCTCCCGAGCGCCTCGGAGCGCAGGGGAGTAA